The window TTTGTTATTTTTTAGCTTTTCCATAATATTTTATGATTTACTAATAGGTAGGGTGTTTTTTTAATTAGTTACAATGATTTTTATAAATTTTAAATCATTGTTAATTTATTGAATTTCAACTACTTAATATTTTGTTAAAATTTAAATTATGTCCTGTTTAGTTAATTACGTTAACATTTGAGTTGTTTTTTTAACACTCTTTAACATGGTTGTATAAAACCCCTATTAATAGGGACTTACAGTCTTAATTAAGGTTTAATTAAGATTTAATTAACGTTTGTTAACTTTTAAAATAGGTGGGTAATAAGTTTAAGTATAGTTTTGCCTCGTCAAACAAGTAAAAGTTCAAAATGATGAAAAGATTCATTCTCGTAATCATAATGATGATTTCAACACTAGGTATTTATTCATTTACGAGTAATGCTGTAGATGCGAAGAAAACAAGTTATGCATCGTACTACCACGATAAATTTAACGGTAGAAAAACTGCAAGCGGTGAGGTTTTTGATAATTCAAAACTTACTGCAGCGCACAGAACGCTTCCTTTTGGTACTGAAATTAGAGTAACCAATCTGAACAATGGTAAAGAAGTAATCGTATCGATTAATGATAGAGGACCTTTCCATTCGTCAAGAGCATTAGATATGTCTAAAGCCGCGTTCGATGAAATCGGAAATACCGATCACGGTACCATTCCGGTAGAATATGAAATTGTCGATTAATTTATGATTTAAATTAGAAAGCCAGCTAAATTTTAGCTGGCTTTTATGTTTTATCACTCTTCCTCACTAATTTATTATTTAGGCTGACAATTTTCATTTTATTAAACAACTCATATCAAATAATGTTGATATCTGTAATTTGAACTCCAGATGAATTCAATATTTAACAGGGTTCAAAACAAGTTCTTTTTTATTTTACAGCCTCTATTTTTTTCTTTTGTAATTTGATGCTTGTGTTCTAAATTAATTGACTGAATTTCAATTAATATTGCGAAAAAATCAATGAATAGAATTTAGGGAAGTAATAAAATATTCATCAATAGGAAGATTTTTTAAGCTGTTTTGTTTGATTAAGATACTGTTTAATAGCGTGTTGTATTTAAAAAAAATGGTATTATGTAATGAAGAGTTAATTAAATTATTATTTTCCTATTTTTTTTAACGTTTTTTAACGCTATGCTTCAATTGCACTATTCATAGTGAATCACAGTCTTTTTTAAGTTTTAATTAAGTTTTATTTAATACTCGTTAACCATTAAAATAGGCAGGTGTAATGTTTAGCTATAGTTTTGCACCGTCAAACAAATAAAAGTTCAACATGATGAAAAGATTCATTCTCGTAATCATAATGATGATTTCAACACTAGGTATGTATTCATTTACGAATAATGCTGTAGATGCGAAGAAAACAAGTTATGCATCGTACTACCACGATAAATTTAACGGTAGAAAAACTGCTAGCGGAGCAATTTTTGATAATTCAAAACTTACTGCAGCGCACAGAACGCTTCCTTTTGGTACCGTAGTTAGGGTAACCAATCTGAACAATGGTAAAGAAGTAATTGTATCGATTAATGATAGAGGTCCTTTCCATTCAGCTAGAGCATTAGATATGTCTAAAGCTGCGTTCGATGAAATCGGAAATATCGACCACGGTGTTATTCCGGTACAATATGAAATTGTCGATTAATTTATGATTTAAATTAGAAAGCCAGCTAAATTTTAGCTGGCTTTTATATTTTTAGAAGTTGAATTCTAGCAGCGCAGGGCAATGGTCAGAATGTACCGCTTCCTTCAAAATAACTGCTCTGCTGAGCTTATCTTTTAAAGAATAAGAAGCAAAGTTGTAATCTAATCTCCAACCTTTGTTATTCGCTCTTGCGTTTTGTCGATAGCTCCACCAAGTGTAATTGTCTGGTTCGTTATTAAATAGCCTAAACGTGTCTATCAGTTCACATTCGTCGATGAAGTTGGTCATCCATTCTCTTTCCATGGGCAAAAAGCCGGAAGTATTTTTCAAACCTACAGGATTATGAATGTCAATGGCATGATGACAGATATTAAAATCTCCCGAAATAATCAAATTCGGAATTTCTTTCTTTAAATTTTTTATATATTCTAAAAAGTCATGGCAAAACTGCATTTTAAATTCCAGTCTTTCAATATTTGAAGCAGAAGGAACGTAAACAGAAATTACTGAAAATCCATCAAAATCAGCACGGATGATTCTTCCTTCGTTATCATAACTTTCAATTCCGCAGCCATATTCTACATGGTTAGGTTTTGTTTTCGATGCAATTCCGACTCCGCTGTAGCCTTTTTTCTGTGCAGAATGCCAATAACTGTGATATCCTACTTTTTCAAGACTTTCGATGTCGATTTGGTCATTCCCAGCTTTACTTTCCTGAATACAAATAATATCCGGATCGGCAGTTTTCAGCCATCCTAAAAAATCTTTGGTAAAAGCGGCTCTTATGCCGTTGACGTTATAGGTAATTAATCTCATAAATAAATATATAAGCAAAGTTATAAAAACAAATGCCGGTTTTTGTACCGACATTCATAACTTGTTTATTTTTCACTTTTAAAAATTAACTTTCCGTCTTTGTGAAGTTCGTTTTCATTTCCTTTGCCTCGTAATTCATAATGTTCATTTTTATACCAAATTCCGGATGCTGCTTTTTGACCTTCAAGTTCTATCGTTTCACCGTTCAATACTAAAGTGACTATATTTTTTGTATTATTAAAAGTCATGTCTAGCTTTTTTCCGTTTTTATCAGAAATCGTGGTCTTGATGATTTCCGGATTAGATTCTGTTTGATTGTTTGTCAATGAATCACTGATAGATTGATGGGTTGAATCTTTCGGAGAACTCATTATAGAATCTGAACCGAGAGAAGAATCTGATGCTGGATTTTCTTTTTTACAAGCTGCTAAAGTTAATACAGCAACAAAAGAAGCTGCTAAAATGCTTTTATTCATAATTATTATATTAAGGATGAAAATAGATTTCAAATTATATACCAAAATTCGGGCTGAAAAATTCAGCCCGAATTAAATTTTTAAAAGAAATAAGCAGATAAAAGCCTTTTCAAAAAGCAAATTGCCAAAACCTAACTGTTATTTCGGCTCTAGAACACTTATCGGAATAATACATTCTTCCAAAGAAATTCCACCGTGTTGATAAGTTTCTTTATAATAATTTACAAAGTGATTGTAATTTTTAGGATAGGCTAAAAATATATTGTTCTTGGCGAAAATATATTTCGAGCTTAAGTTTCCTTTAGGTAAAAACAGTTTTTCAGGATTGCTCACTGCCCAAACATCTTTATCATCGTACGTCAAGCTTTTCCCTGTTTTGTAACGGATGTTGGTTGAGGTTTCTCTATCACCAACAACTCGGCTTGGTTTTTTCACATAAACGGTTCCGTGATCGGTTGTTATTACTAATTTGAATCCGTTTTCTGCAGCAAGTTTAATAATCTTAATTAAAGAAGAGTTCTCAAACCAGTTTGATGTTAATGATCTAAACGTTTTATCATCTCTGATTAGCTGATCAACAATATGATTATCTGTTTTTGCGTGCGAAAGAATATCGATAAAGTTGTAAACAATTACTAAAAGATCATTGTTTTTGTGCTGATTAAAGTCGTCATAGATTTTTCTTTCAAAATCGGCATTCAAAACTTTTAGATATTTCATTGATTTCGAACTTAAACCAACTCTTTTCATCTGATCTTCCAGGAAATCACGCTCAAATTCATTCTTATTTCCTTCTTCATTGTCGTTAAACCATTTTTCAGGGAAACGCTTTTCAATTTCTGAAGGTAAAAGTCCTGCAAAAAAAGAGTTTCTTGCATATTGTGTAGCCGTCGGAAGAATACTGTAATAATAATCTTCAGAAACTTTATTGTAATACTTGGTAAAAAGAGGTTCTATCACTTTCCATTGGTCGTATCTTAGATTATCAACCATCAAAAGAAGTACTTTATCTTTTTCAACTTCAGCTTTTACTTTATCTTTAAATAAAGTGTGGCTCATCATTGGTTTGTCTGAACTGTTGAGCCAGTCTTCGTAATTATTTTCAATAAATTTAGCAAACTGAATATTGGCTTCCTCTTTTTGTGACTGAAGAAGATCGGCAAATTCGTTATCGGTTACTTTATCAAATTTAAGCTCCCAATTCACAATTTTTTTATAGTATTCTGCCCAATCTTGGTAGGTTCTCAGATAAGAAAGTTCCATAGAAAGGCTTCTGAATTCCTGCTGATACTGCAAAATAGTTTTCTGCTCAACCAAATTTTCTTCCTGAAGATTTTTCTTTAATGAAAGTAAAATCTGATTTGGGTTGACGGGCTTTAAGATATAATCTGCAATCTGCGAACCGATTGCTTCTTCCATAATATGTTCTTCTTCACTTTTGGTGACCATTACTATTTTTAAAGCATTGTCTTTTTCTTTAATCATTGGGATGGCTTCCAATCCGGAAATTCCCGGCATATTTTCGTCGATTAACGTTAAATCAAATTTCTCAGAATCAATCAATTCTAAAGCCTCATTCACGTTGTTCACCGGAGTTACAACGTAGCCCTTCTTTTCAAGAAAAACGATATGAGGTTTTAGTAAATCTATTTCATCATCAATCCATAATATTTTATTTGACATACAAGTTTATTTTTTTATGCGGAATATAGTATCAAAACTTCGACCAAAACTTTATAAAACCTCACAAAATAAAGGGGTTAAAAGTTAAATCTTAGTTAAAGATTTTCATCTCAAATTATTGCATGAAGATAAGATAAATACTGCGATTTGTAAACAAATTTTAATGTTTATATTCTAAATAATAATCTGCCATTTTCGTCGAATTGACTTTAAAAACCTAATTTTGCATTAGTCTCAGAATACTTCCATGCAGAACAAGCTTAAAATCATCAACGATCCGGTACACGGTTTCATCAAAATACCTCACGAAATCTTATTTGATGTTATAGAACATCCTTATTTTCAAAGATTAAGAAGAATTTCGCAGACCGGGCTTTTAAATTTAATTTTTCCGGGAGCAACCCATACAAGATTTCATCATGCCATTGGTGCGATGCACTTGATGTTTACCGCTTTGGAAACTTTAAAGCAAAAAGGAGTTGCTATTTCTGTTGAAGAGGAAAAAGGAGCTATGTTGGCAATCTTGATGCACGATATTGGTCACGGGCCGTTTTCTCATGCTTTGGAAAGTATGTTGATGGATGATTGGCATCACGAAAATCTTTCATTATTATTAATGAATAGATTAAATGATGAATTTAATGGCCAGCTGTCAATAGCTATAGAAATGTTTCAGGGGAAATACCACAGAAAATTTTTTAATCAGTTAATCAGTTCGCAGTTGGATGTCGATCGTTTAGATTATTTAAATAGAGACAGTTTTTTTACAGGAGTTTCAGAAGGGAATATCAATACGCAAAGGATTATTTCGATGATGAATGTTTGCGAAGAAGAATTGGTGATTGATGCAAAAGGTGTTTATTCTATCGAAAACTTTCTGACGGCAAGAATGTTTATGTATTGGCAGGTTTATTACCACAAAACTTCAGCTTTGGCAGAATTTATTTTGGTTAAAATCCTCGAAAGAGCAAAATATCTGGTTTCGGAAGGAGTCGATTTACCGGCAACAGAAAATTTAAATTATTTTTTAAACAGAGGTAAAAGTGCAGCGACTGATGAAGATGTAGAACGTTTTACACAACTTGACGATAATGATATTATTCATGCAATGAAAATTTGGCAGAAGTCAGATGATTTTATACTTGCTTACTGGTGTAAATGCGTTATTCAGCGTAGTTTCCCTAAGACAATTATTTCTTCACAACCTTTTGATGCAGAATTTATTAAAGAAAAGATAAAAAGTACCAACGATTTTTTTGGAATTGATAACGGTGAAGAATTGGTTCATCAGATTACAAGAAGTTTACTGCCTTATGATACTGAAAAGCAACCAATTTACCTTCTTCAGAAAAATGGAAAAGTTTTAAAATTAGATGAGTCTGAAGACCAGCTTTTGTCTGGCCTCATCGTACATAAGACGAAGAGATATATCCTCGCGTTTCCAAGAATGTGATGCTGAATTTTCTTAAATATTATTAAAATCGATATTCCATAAACTAAAAAATGTTTGCGAATAAGAGAATTTCTTATCTTTGCAGAATATGGAATTTACAGCTTCGCAAATTGCAAGTTTTATCGACGGTAAAATTATAGGTGACGAAAACGCACTTATTACTGGCGTTTCACCGATCGAAAGCGGAGAAGCCGGTCATCTTTCTTTTGTTGCACAAGATCGTTTTGCGCATCATTTAGAGACTTCGCAATGTTCGGTACTTATTGTTACCGAGACCCTTATCAATAAAGATCAATATAATCCTACCATTATAGCTGTAAAAGATGCTTATCTTTCTTTTCAGATTTTAATGAATCTGTATCAAGAAATGCAGGGCAGAAAAGAAGGTGTTGAAGATGGTTCTTCCATTCACGACACTGCTGTTATTGGAGATAGAGTTTATATCGGAGCTTTTACTTATGTTTCAGAAAAAGCTAAAATTGGTGAAGGCTCACAGATTTTTCCTCAAGTATACATTGGTAAAGGGGTGAAGATTGGTAAAAACTGTAAAATCGATAGTGGTGCAAGAATCTATGATTATTGTATTATTGGCGATAATTGTGTAATCCATTCTAATACCGTTATCGGTGGCGACGGATTTGGTTTTCAGCCTACTCCGGAAGGTTTCCAGAAAATCCCTCAACTAGGGAATGTTATTATTGAAGATAACGTGGAAATCGGATCTAATTGCAGCATCGACAGAGCAACCATTGGTTCTACAACTATTGGGAAAGGAACAAAAATCGATAACTTGATTCAGATTGCACACAATGTAAAAATCGGTGCCAACAATGTAATTGCTGCGCAAGCGGGAATTGCAGGTTCTACGACTATTGGAGATTGGAACCAGATTGGCGGTCAGGTGGGAATCGTAGGTCATATAAAAATAGGAAATCAGGTGAAAATTCAGGCACAAAGTGGAGTGAATTCCAGCGTTAATGATAAAGAAACTATTTACGGTTCTCCTGCGATAAGCTACAACGACTACCTTAGAAGTTATGTACACTTCAGGAATCTTCCTGAATTGGCTAAAAGAATAAATAATCTTGAGAATAACTCAAAAGATCATACTAATGAGTGATATGCAAAAAACCCTTCAGGAAGAGGTTACTCTTTCTGGAATCGGTCTTCATACTGGTAAAGAAGTAAAACTAACCATTAAACCTGCAAAAGAAAATACAGGTTTTGTTTTCGTTCGAACAGATCTTGAAGGAAGACCTCATGTAGAAGCAGACGTAAATTACGTGGTGGCTACAGAAAGAGGAACTACTTTGGAAAAGCTTGGCGTTAAAATCAATACTTGCGAACATCTTTTAGCTGCTTTGGTTGGTTGTGATATCGACAATGCTGTTATGGAAATGGATGCTTCTGAACCTCCGATTTTAGATGGTTCTTCAAAATTCTTTGTTGAAGCTATCGAAAGTGTAGGAGTGGTAGAACAAGCTGTTGCAAGAGAATATCTTGTTGTAAAAGAAGTATTAAGCTACAGCGATCCGGCTACGGGTTCAGAAATCACAATTATTCCTTCAGATCATTACGAAGTGACAACCATGGTAGATTTTGGTACTAAAGTTTTAGGAACTCAGAATGCTACCCTTAAAAATATTTCAGAATTTAAAGAAGAAATTTCTTCTGCAAGAACATTCAGCTTTTTGCACGAATTAGAGATGCTTCTTGATCACGGTTTAATTAAAGGGGGAGATATCTCTAATGCAATTGTTTATGTTGACAAAGATCTCACTCCTGAAACGACCGAAAAACTGAAAAAAGCTTTCGGGAAAGATCATGTTTCTATTAGACCCAACGGAATTTTAGATAACTTAACTTTAAACTATCCAAACGAAGCAGCAAGACACAAATTATTAGATGTAATTGGTGATTTGGCTTTAACTGGAGTTAAAATTAAAGGAAAAGTTATTGCCAATAAACCTGGACATTTTGTAAACACTCAGTTTGCTAAAAAGCTAAACCGTCAGTGGAAATTACAGAAAAAGAAAAATGTTCCAGAATTTGATTTATCGAAAGAGCCTGTTTTCGATATCAACGGAATTATGAAGTTGATGCCTCACAGACCTCCTTTCTTATTGATTGATAAGATTCTTGAGCTTTCAGACTCTCATGTTGTTGGTTTAAAGAATGTAACAATGAATGAGCCTTTCTTCGTGGGTCATTTCCCTAAAGAGCCGGTTATGCCTGGAGTTTTACAGGTAGAAGCTTTAGCACAGACAGGAGGAATATTGGTTTTGGCAAGCGTTCCGGATCCTGAAAATTATTCAACTTATTTCATTAAAATAGATAAGGTAAAATTCAAGAGAAAAGTTGTTCCTGGTGATACAATGATTTTCAAAATTGAATTGATAGAGCCAATCAGAAGAGGTATTGTTCATATGCAAGGATATGGTTATGTTGGCGATACAGTTGCTGTAGAAGCAGAACTAATGGCTCAAGTTGCAAAAAATAAAATTGATTAAATGATTCATCAATTAGCAGCCGTTGATAAGCGTGCAAAAATCAGCAAAAACGTTGTCGTAGAGCCATTCACTACCATTGCAGGAGATGTAGAAATAGGAGAGGGGTCTTGGATTGGTTCAAATGTAACCATCATGGATGGCGCAAGAATCGGTAAAAACTGTAGAATTTTTCCCGGAACTGTAATTTCTGCAATTCCTCAGGATTTAAAATTCGATGGTGAAGACACCCAAACGATTATCGGTGACGATACTACAATCAGAGAATGTGTAACGGTAAATAGAGGAACCAAGGCTTTAGGTTATACAAAAATCGGGGCAAATTGTTTGATTATGGCAACTACGCATATTGCTCACGACTGTGTAATCGGTGATCACGTTATCATTGTAAACGGTTGCGGTATTGCAGGTCACGTAGAAATTGGTGATTATACAGTAATGGGAGGTTTATCGGCTGTGCATCAGTTTGGTAAAATCGGAAAACATGTAATGATTTCTGGTGGTACTTTGGTGAGAAAAGATATTCCGCCTTACGTAAAAGTAGCAAGAGAGCCGATGGCTTATGCAGGAATCAATTCTGTAGGTTTAAGAAGAAGAGGCTTTACAAATGAGAAAATCTTTGAAATTCAGAAAATTTACAGAGCGATCTTTCAAATGAAGATGAATGTTTCTCAGGCAGTGACGCATATCGAAAAAGAAATGCTTCCTACTGCTGAAAGAGATGAAATTCTTCAGTTTATTCAAAACTCACCTAGAGGTATCGTAAAAGGATACGGAACAGGAAAAGAATAATTTATATTGATGAAAATTTTAGTATTGATTCTTACCGTTTTATCTTCTTGTTTTTTTGCTCAGCAGAAAAGAGATTTATCTTTAGATGTTAAAGATTCTCTGGCAGTTAAAAATGTAAATTCAATCTTAGATTATTCAAAAAAATCTTTTTCAAATTTAAATTCAGACTTAAAAAGTTCATCAGAAGTAAACAAAAATTTAGACCAGCTTTTAATTAATACCATCAATTTTAATACGGTGATTAATAATCGTGCTGTAACTCCTACAGATGCAGGAACGTTTTACAGACCGAGAGTTGATGCGATGGATATGCTTGGGAGAAAAGTTTTGAGCCTTCAGGTTTACAAATCAAAATAAAAAATAATACATAAAAATTAATGGCAACAAGTAACGATATCAGAAAAGGTCTTTGCATTGAATTCAGCAATGATATTTTCAAAATTATTGAGTTTCTTCACGTAAAACCAGGAAAAGGTCCTGCTTTCGTAAGAACAAAAATGAAATCTGTAACCAACGGAAAAGTTCTTGATAACACTTTCTCTGCAGGTCACAAAATTGACGAAGTAAAAGTTATTACTAGAAAATTCCAGTATCTTTATGATGACGAGAATGGTTTCCACTTTATGAATAACGAAGATTTTTCTCAGTTATATTTAAACAAAGAAATGATCGAAAACTCAAACTTGATGAAAGCAGGTGAAGAAGTGACCATCATTTTGAAAGAAGCAGACGAAACTCCGCTTTCTGCTGAATTGCCACAGTCAGTTTATTTAGAAGTTATCGAAGCTGATCCAGGTGTAAAAGGAAATACTGCTACCAATGCCTTGAAAAACGCAATCGTTGAAACAGGTGCAAGAGTAATGGTTCCTTTGTTCATCGAGCCGGGTGACAAAATCAAAGTGAGCACAGAAGACGGTTCTTACTTGGAAAGAGTAAAGTAAGAATCTTACAATATCATGAAGCTGGAAGATAATAACTTTCAGCTTTCATTTTTTTATGGCAGCAATTTCCGCCCTCCGTTCCCGCTTTTTTGCCTCCGCTTCGCTCCGGCAAAAAGAGCTCCACTCAGGTCGGGCTGCAATGTAGACAGAAAAATAAATTTTGTCAGAACATCAGATTTTGACAAAGTTAATTCTAAACATCATTAAAAACCGTGTCAAGGTTTCAAACCTTGACACGGTTGATTTAAACTAAAACATCATTTAAAAATATGACGTTTCATCAGCCACAAAAACTGAAAACAATTGCAGATCTTATCGGAGCAAAATTCATTGGCTCTGAAGATTTTGAAATATTGGGAACCAACGAAATTCACAGAGTAAAATCTGGTGAAATTGTTTTCGTCAATCATCCAAAATATTACGATAAAGCTTTAGATTCAGCAGCAACCATTATCTTAATCGATAAAGAAGTAGAATGTCCGGAAGGTAAAGCGCTTTTGGTTTCAGACGATCCTTTCAGAGACTTCAACAAAATAAATACCCATTTCACCAGAATTTACAACTTCACCGAAACTCTTCATGATGTAGAAATTGGCGAAGGAACAAAAATTCACCCTTCAGCAGTTTTAGGAAATAATATTACCATTGGTAAGAACACAATTATCTTTCCAAATGTTGTCATTGGTGACCGAACGGTTATTGGTGATAATGTTGTCATTCAATCGAACACTGTTTTGGGAGGTGACGCATTTTATTACAGAAAGCTCAACGGAAATTTCGACCGTTTAATCTCTGTAGGAAATGTAATCATCGAAAACAACGTAGAAATCGGAAACGGTTGTACCATCGATAGGGGAGTTACAGACTCTACAATCATTGGTGAAGGTTCTGTTTTAGATAATCAAATTCAGATTGGTCACGATACGGTAATTGGCAAAAGATGTCTGATTGCTTCTCAAGTTGGTGTTGCAGGATGCTGCATTATCGGTGATGAGGTTACTCTTTGGGGACAAGTAGGCATCGCTTCCGGAAATCATATTGAAAGTGGCTCTGTACTTTTAGGCAAAACAGGTGTCAACCGAGACCTGAAAAAAGGAACTTACATTGGAATGTTTGCCGAAGATTACAAAACTTACCTTAAAAAAGAGGTGAAATTGAGAAATTTAGAATAAAAGGTATACAATAGGAATGCTCTTCTGTTATTAACCTTTTTATATAAAATAAACGAGAGTAGGGAATACCTACTCTCGTTTTTAAATGTTTGTTTTTAATTGATTTGAAAACCAGTAATTTAAGTTTTTAAAAATTACTGTCTCTAACTGTCACATAATAAAATCGTGCGGAAGAAAGATTGGATATTCAAACAAAATTTCCAGTATAAATTAAGCTATATTTTGGTAAATTTTGTTTTGATTATTAAACTCTTCTATTGTCTTGTAATGTAAGGTACCATGACGTCTTTTTTTGTTGTACCAGATTTCAATGTATTCAAAGATTTCAAGTTCCATTTTTTCTTTTGTAATGAGCTTGTTGCCATAAATGAGTTCCGTTTTTAGTGATTTGAAAAAGCTCTCAGCCACGGCATTATCCCAGCAATTTCCTTTGCGACTCATGCTTTTTGTAACATCATAAAATTCAACGGTATTTGCAAATTTCTTACTTGCATATTGAACACCTCGTATTCTTTATGCCATTTGTAAAGTAAGATGACTTTTATTCCATGTTCCCGAGCCAACTCCGAGGTATTAGTTCGTTCATTGCTTAGTTGAACGGCTTTTGTCTTAAAAACTGGATCGTAAATTTTTCTCTCTCATTTCATCTGATAAAATTAAAGTTTTCTGCTTAACCTTTACTTGACGCTAAGTAAGTATATCCAATATTCATAACCCTTCACAACGTTTTTAGAAAAATATCGAAAGTGTAGTAATTCTACTACAAAGAAAGTGGAGAAATGCATTTAACTTTGAGATATAAAAGAAGAGTAAAAAGAAGAAAACAATTAAATATTAAGCTCTAAAATGTAGGACTTATAGTATCAAGTAATTCGATAAATGAATTGGTTTTCAATAAAATAAGGATTAAAAAAATCCTAAATCTCTTTTTTTAATTGAAAGAATTGATTAAGTCATAATTTTTCTTTTTTAGCCAAATATTGTCTATATTTAATTCACTTTCTTATTACTAAAAGCAAACACAAAAACACACCCTATTATGAAAGAGAATACTAACCCTAATGAAAAGTTTTTCAAACCTGATAGTTATAAAGCACCCAATAATGCACAAGGAATCAAGGAAAACCATATTGCGGGGATCAATCGCGTGGTGAAATTGGGCATTGTAATAGAAGGAAAAGAAATCAAGAATTTCAAACATTTTAAGCTCCAACAAAGTGCTGTAAAACACCACGAATTCGAACTTACCCTTCCCTTTGATGCGCTTTCTGAAAGACAAGACCATCAACTTGAACAAGCCAACAAATTTCTGGGTAAAAGACTGACCACGAAAATAGTTTACAAAGATGTAGAAGACAGTCCAGAACGCGTTTTCGTAGGCGTGATTACCAAAGTAGGTTTCAGCCAAGATAGTAACTCTTTGGGAAAT is drawn from Chryseobacterium muglaense and contains these coding sequences:
- the lpxA gene encoding acyl-ACP--UDP-N-acetylglucosamine O-acyltransferase; this translates as MIHQLAAVDKRAKISKNVVVEPFTTIAGDVEIGEGSWIGSNVTIMDGARIGKNCRIFPGTVISAIPQDLKFDGEDTQTIIGDDTTIRECVTVNRGTKALGYTKIGANCLIMATTHIAHDCVIGDHVIIVNGCGIAGHVEIGDYTVMGGLSAVHQFGKIGKHVMISGGTLVRKDIPPYVKVAREPMAYAGINSVGLRRRGFTNEKIFEIQKIYRAIFQMKMNVSQAVTHIEKEMLPTAERDEILQFIQNSPRGIVKGYGTGKE
- the efp gene encoding elongation factor P: MATSNDIRKGLCIEFSNDIFKIIEFLHVKPGKGPAFVRTKMKSVTNGKVLDNTFSAGHKIDEVKVITRKFQYLYDDENGFHFMNNEDFSQLYLNKEMIENSNLMKAGEEVTIILKEADETPLSAELPQSVYLEVIEADPGVKGNTATNALKNAIVETGARVMVPLFIEPGDKIKVSTEDGSYLERVK
- a CDS encoding UDP-3-O-(3-hydroxymyristoyl)glucosamine N-acyltransferase, which codes for MTFHQPQKLKTIADLIGAKFIGSEDFEILGTNEIHRVKSGEIVFVNHPKYYDKALDSAATIILIDKEVECPEGKALLVSDDPFRDFNKINTHFTRIYNFTETLHDVEIGEGTKIHPSAVLGNNITIGKNTIIFPNVVIGDRTVIGDNVVIQSNTVLGGDAFYYRKLNGNFDRLISVGNVIIENNVEIGNGCTIDRGVTDSTIIGEGSVLDNQIQIGHDTVIGKRCLIASQVGVAGCCIIGDEVTLWGQVGIASGNHIESGSVLLGKTGVNRDLKKGTYIGMFAEDYKTYLKKEVKLRNLE
- a CDS encoding transposase; amino-acid sequence: MYDPVFKTKAVQLSNERTNTSELAREHGIKVILLYKWHKEYEVFNMQVRNLQIPLNFMMLQKA